From a region of the Alnus glutinosa chromosome 1, dhAlnGlut1.1, whole genome shotgun sequence genome:
- the LOC133858248 gene encoding probable membrane-associated kinase regulator 6 isoform X1 has product MEASQPLSIESFSYSWLVNLKPSLESLENSCRASLDASDEASFIEMDPRMTPSKRFFRNSQDFKFDFPAAEQSPFTLVHADQLFSNGYVMPLFVDPLKMGMEACYEAPDNSTPSRPSSSHAPKILAPDDNINPYCSSSRRGRRLSKHIFQKYLDFLRPLLRRLRGNRSTSKAASVDKRVHKVVKNWFNSSEASPRISVAYSVDDWRKSCDSESSIYEAVLHCKRSIELCYFQKK; this is encoded by the exons ATGGAAGCTTCACAGCCTCTTTCAATTGAAAGCTTTTCATACAGTTGGTTAGTGAACCTGAAACCATCTTTAGAAAGCCTAGAAAACTCCTGCAGGGCCTCACTCGACGCGTCCGATGAAGCTTCATTCATCGAGATGGATCCAAGAATGACACCCTCCAAGAGATTCTTCAGAAACTCTCAGGATTTCAAATTCGACTTCCCTGCTGCTGAACAATCTCCTTTCACTCTTGTTCATGCTGACCAGCTCTTCTCCAATGGCTACGTTATGCCTCTCTTTGTCGACCCTTTGAAGATGGGCATGGAGGCATGTTATGAGGCCCCAGATAATTCCACTCCTTCCAGGCCATCCTCTTCCCATGCTCCAAAAATCCTTGCTCCAGATGATAATATTAATCCTTATTGCTCTTCCTCTAGAAGGGGTCGAAGACTATCAAAGCACATCTTTCAAAAGTACTTGGATTTTCTTAGGCCCTTGTTGCGAAGACTGAGAGGAAACAGGTCAACTTCCAAGGCTGCAAGTGTTGATAAAAGAGTTCATAAGGTGGTAAAGAACTGGTTTAACTCGTCCGAAGCATCTCCACGGATAAGTGTAGCTTACTCAGTCGATGATTGGCGCAAGTCTTGTGACTCTGAGAGCTCAATTTATGAGGCAGTTCTCCATTGCAAAAGATCCATAG AACTTtgttattttcagaaaaaatga
- the LOC133858248 gene encoding probable membrane-associated kinase regulator 6 isoform X2: MEASQPLSIESFSYSWLVNLKPSLESLENSCRASLDASDEASFIEMDPRMTPSKRFFRNSQDFKFDFPAAEQSPFTLVHADQLFSNGYVMPLFVDPLKMGMEACYEAPDNSTPSRPSSSHAPKILAPDDNINPYCSSSRRGRRLSKHIFQKYLDFLRPLLRRLRGNRSTSKAASVDKRVHKVVKNWFNSSEASPRISVAYSVDDWRKSCDSESSIYEAVLHCKRSIEKMN, encoded by the exons ATGGAAGCTTCACAGCCTCTTTCAATTGAAAGCTTTTCATACAGTTGGTTAGTGAACCTGAAACCATCTTTAGAAAGCCTAGAAAACTCCTGCAGGGCCTCACTCGACGCGTCCGATGAAGCTTCATTCATCGAGATGGATCCAAGAATGACACCCTCCAAGAGATTCTTCAGAAACTCTCAGGATTTCAAATTCGACTTCCCTGCTGCTGAACAATCTCCTTTCACTCTTGTTCATGCTGACCAGCTCTTCTCCAATGGCTACGTTATGCCTCTCTTTGTCGACCCTTTGAAGATGGGCATGGAGGCATGTTATGAGGCCCCAGATAATTCCACTCCTTCCAGGCCATCCTCTTCCCATGCTCCAAAAATCCTTGCTCCAGATGATAATATTAATCCTTATTGCTCTTCCTCTAGAAGGGGTCGAAGACTATCAAAGCACATCTTTCAAAAGTACTTGGATTTTCTTAGGCCCTTGTTGCGAAGACTGAGAGGAAACAGGTCAACTTCCAAGGCTGCAAGTGTTGATAAAAGAGTTCATAAGGTGGTAAAGAACTGGTTTAACTCGTCCGAAGCATCTCCACGGATAAGTGTAGCTTACTCAGTCGATGATTGGCGCAAGTCTTGTGACTCTGAGAGCTCAATTTATGAGGCAGTTCTCCATTGCAAAAGATCCATAG aaaaaatgaattGA